A genomic segment from Nocardiopsis sp. Huas11 encodes:
- a CDS encoding DUF6703 family protein, whose product MASPEHGDERRPVPGRPLPDGDAFYTPGAGPFRAAVERRSAVPLVWLHRQPRWMLPLALGALFIAGLMAPGLLGALCLLVVTVFFSWLAFLTWPTLAPQQRVPRVIMVVVVLVLTVARFLGF is encoded by the coding sequence ATGGCCTCTCCCGAGCACGGCGACGAACGGCGGCCCGTCCCCGGCCGCCCCCTTCCCGATGGCGACGCTTTCTACACCCCCGGGGCGGGCCCGTTCCGCGCGGCGGTGGAACGGCGCAGCGCCGTCCCCCTCGTGTGGCTGCACCGGCAGCCGCGCTGGATGCTGCCGCTGGCGCTGGGCGCCCTGTTCATCGCGGGTCTTATGGCGCCGGGCCTGCTGGGCGCGCTCTGCCTGCTCGTGGTGACGGTGTTCTTCTCGTGGCTGGCGTTCCTGACCTGGCCCACGCTGGCCCCGCAGCAGCGGGTGCCGCGCGTGATCATGGTGGTCGTCGTGCTCGTGCTGACGGTGGCGCGCTTCCTGGGCTTCTGA